The following is a genomic window from Prunus persica cultivar Lovell chromosome G7, Prunus_persica_NCBIv2, whole genome shotgun sequence.
TGCAGTAAAACCCCCCTTTCGAACACTATTCCCAAAGAAATTTCAAGAACACTGCAAACTCATACCTGAAATCAGGTCCTATATATGGCTTAGCAGTTGTCATCTCCTGTCTTGGGAACAACctggaaaattttaaaagacaGCAACAAAAGTCCAAAAATGAAATACCCAGTAAACCCTATAGAACACTTGTTATTGGGTAATTCCCTCTAATTAGATCTGTTAAGCTATAATTAAAGACAGAAGTACAAAAGGAGTATTGATAATGatactaaagaaaaaatattataatttttggtGAAACAAAATGATAACGATTAGATTAGTCTCTATATCCGAAGAATAAGGAAGTATACTAGGAGGAAGTACTTAAGCAAATGTTAAGAAGGTGTTGTTTAGCTTACACCCAAAAATGAGTGGCTATGCCAATAGGTTCCCACCACAGTGGTGGTGGATTCCCCCTCCCCCCATGGCACCCAGGATCGAACCCCAGTACGGTTTCTTTCCTCCAATGtaaccacacaaaaaaaacaacaacaaaaaaagtggCTATCAAATATGAGCAACTTAGCCCCAAAATATTGTGCAAGGGCCTTTGCCAGCATCTCCTGATATATCTCAGACCCTGCAATAGCATTCagaacaaaaaccaaatatcATAAACGAATTATTAGAATGAACACAGCTATATCCATAGGTGCAGGACCAGAGAGCAAAATGCAAGGGTTCACAGTAGTAAGCTCTGAGGTATACTTCACATGTTCTTTATGCTCCAGGTGTATAAATGAAGCCACAATCAGCACATCCTTCGTATTCTCACtgaaatcagaaaaaatatgaaCTCCGTAAATTACTGGTGCATCTTTGAAtctaacaataaaagaaaatgctaCTGAATTATCGCCCATTTTCAGCAAGTAATATTTCAGAGTCCTTCACAAGTTAGAGGCACATTAAAAGGACACAAAGCTTTACCTTTATATGTTTTCTCACACTctgttttcaaataaaaattttaaatgacTGCTGCTTCTAATAGCTATCCAATATGGATATTAAATTGAGTGCACTACTTTCCTTTCCCATGCATACCTCAGCTCAACAACATACTCTAAGAGAAATTAAGTAGTTGATAGTTTGATCTCAGAAAATGAGGATATTAATTCTAATCTCTTCATTTAAATTCACTGCATCTTCATAAATTTCTACAAGTGGTAATCCAATTAGTATACATGACAAACATGAAATAATGACAAGTTGATGTCCAATAAGTTCTGTATAGTTCCTGAacttaaattgaaattaagatCATCAGTCATCAAATTTGATCTCTCTGTGTGATAAATCCCCTATGTCCCTAAGTTATTGTACGAATATGACCTTAGAAAAAAGAATCACTCAGCAATTTTCTAGTAATCAAATAGATAAACACTCAGCTAAATTAGCAATCTAGAGCCCAATTAATTACTCAGGTAGCTAGTTTCTAGGTTAAATACTCAATTATTTACTTCCTCCACATATTTCCAGAGCTCATAATCATTTAGTTTTCAACAAAATGAGTAAATTTATAGAATCAGACGAGCACTTACATCGATGATGGCTCCAGCAGCGTCGGTAAGGGTCGGCGAAAGTCGAGCAAATCACGGTTGCGAAAGTATATGAGTTGATGAAATTCTTTCACATTTTTGCACGGTTTCTCGACAACCAAACACGCAGAGCACAGATGAAATAGGAGAAGAAGCAAgccagaaagagagagagggggagagagatgaagatTACCAATGAAATTTCTATTCCGATTTTGAGAAATCATATAGGATCTTTGAGTTGCAAATAGAGAATCGGGATTGGAGATTGCAATGTGCGATTCGGAgagagtgaagaagaagataaaagacGTGAGAGAAGGATAGAGCCACTGGAGAACAAGAGCTTCAGGGAGGAGGCTTCTGATGTTGCGCTTGAGAGGGACGAGGAAATGGGCTTCAAAAATGggctattttattttggacgtCTTCATAAAATATAGTCTAGACTCTAGAAGCAGAGAGTAAACAAAACCAAGCGGGTAAGACCCAGTTGTATAGCGggaaaagagggaaaaataagaaagccCAAGAAGCTCAAACTGCGTGCGTATAGCTGAAACAGAAGACGACGTCGCTTTACCTCCTGGGGGAATTTCGGAAAGTCTGGGactttgtttgaatttgaagccACTCTCTGCAGAAACAAGATTTGTAATTGTGACCGGTTCCCTTCAACGGAAGGTCAAGGCGGTGCGTTTCGAGCCCTGAAACTCACCTGGCTCGTTGAGTTTCAGTGCAAAACCCTAGAACGACTCAAATCGCACGCAGAGAACTCACCACTCCAAGTGAGTAACGGTTTCGCAGTCAAATGTTGGAACTTTGTTTCGATTTAGTGCTAAATTCCATGCGATTAAATACGAATTAAACAGCGATTGATGCTTGAGATTGTTCAGTGTTTGATCCGTTTGTATGAGTAGAAAATAAGGGaaaagctttttcttttttgatcaagggaaaaatatttttcttttgttttttaaaatttgacaagTTGTCAGTTGTCATGCTTCAAACATATCAAACTGGCCAAGTCAGGAGTGGGTTTGCAGGAGTTAGTTTTCTGTTAGTTAGTTTTTGGGATTGGGCGGGAAAGGGAGAGCATTGTCGTATAAATGTAGCAAAGGTGTTTGATATTAAGTCagtgagaaagaaaataaagtttcAGACAGAGGCTTCCCTGCAGCAAGAAAGtccctttatttttcattgtgATCATTCAAGATCACCATGAATGATCACCTTCACCAGTCGGGCTGGTGCATATATAAACAATGTTCATTGGCATGGTATGGCTTTTCTAATCAGCCAGCTAAGTAGTTTTCTTGTATGTCTTTATTCAATTCGTTATCTGAGATTGCCACCTTCTTGTTTGGAAGACATGTGAACTTAGATATTTGTGGAAcccatttttgttctttcaattTAATAGTGCTAGTGTAACGTATGCAGGTGCTTCTTTCGTACGGTTTGTATGTTTAGCTAGGTTTAATTTTTTAGGAGATAAatgttttttctattttatttttcaccatTGAATTGTTTCTTGTCTTGGAAAAAGTTAGAGGCTGTCTTCTGTAGATTAAAGATTTAAATCTCTTACGGGTAGCTCAAATTGGCCCTCGATGTACTCAAACGGGCTGAATGGTTGGTCATGTAAAGAACATAAATGGATCTGCTTTTCTTGAGTGAGTTTTATGGTGTGGTGAACAGAGTGGCTGAACGATTTGTCTGTTACCTAGATCATCCGTTCTGTCATGGctgccttttcttttggttctttAGGCATGTGGATCCGTCCTATTAATTATGTTCTTAACAGGTGCATTGATTCAAAGTCATCCGTGTTTTTCTGGTAGATTGCTGGGAGATTGTGTGACAATCTACTCACCTGTGTTGTACGAGCATGGGACTACTACAGCAAGCCTTTCTTTGTTGCACCAGCCATGAGCACCTTGATGTGGAAGAATCGCTTCACGGAGGGACATATCATGTCAACTGGTGAACTTGGAGTGTCACTCACCCCTCCTGTCACAAGGAGGCTGGCTTGTGGGGATTACGGGAATGGAGCAATTGCTGAACCCTCTTTGATTTATTATACTGTAAGACTCTTTTTTTGAGTCACGAGTTCAACAAAGTGGCAGTATTGTTTA
Proteins encoded in this region:
- the LOC18770216 gene encoding probable phosphopantothenoylcysteine decarboxylase, which gives rise to MGYFILDVFIKYSLDSRSRERRRRFTSWGNFGKSGTLFEFEATLCRNKICNCDRFPSTEGQGGAFRALKLTWLVEFQCKTLERLKSHAENSPLQIAGRLCDNLLTCVVRAWDYYSKPFFVAPAMSTLMWKNRFTEGHIMSTGELGVSLTPPVTRRLACGDYGNGAIAEPSLIYYTVRLFF